The DNA segment GGAATACTCTTTGGAAACTGCAAGTAAAACGGGTCGTTTATCGGCAAGATAATCAAAATGCCGAACTTGAACAAGTAGCCGGTGAACTATATCAAGAAGGAGAAATTTTCCTCAAGATACAAGCGAATCAAGGCAAAATTATTAATAATGGGACCCAGGTTAATTTAGAAGGAGAGGTAGTTGCCACTGATCCCCGCAATGGTGCAACCTTAAATACTCAAGCAGTGGAATGGTCCCCTGAAGAACAGTTATTAGTGATTCCGCAAGCGTTACGGGGTCAACACCCTCGCTTTAATGTCACCGCTGATCGAGGGAAATACTACACCGATCGAGAAGAATTAGAATTAATTGGCAATGTGGAAGGGATTTCTGAAGATCCGCCACTCCAGTTAGAAGGTAAAAAGTTCAATTGGTTAATTCCGCAAGAAAGAGTTCGCAGCGAACAGCCCTTACAAGTGGATCGCTATGACCCCGAAACAGAAACAATTCGCGATCGCGTTACGGCAAATTCGGGTGAGGTTAAGTTAGGGGAAAAAATTGTTTTCCTCGAAGATAATGTGGAATTTAAGTCCAGCGATCCCCCTCTCCAAGCCGCGAGTAATGCCATTACTTGGGATGTGGAAAAGAAAGTGATTACCAGTAGTAAGCCGATTCAAGTGGTACAAACCGAGAATAAGGTTACCCTCACCGGGAACCAAGGCAAAATTGACTTAAACACCGAAATTGCCCAATTTCAAGGAGGGGTGAAAGGCGTGAGTCAAGCGAACCAAGCCACCCTCTTTGCCAACCGCCTGCGCTGGAATCTTCCCACACAAGAAATGGAAGCAGAAGGAAACGTGATTTATCAACAAAATGATCCACCACTGACCAGTAAAGGCGAAAAAGCCAGTGGTATTTTGAATGAAGAAAATATTGTTGTTCAAGGGAATCAAGAACAACGAGTGACCACAGAAATTGTCCCTTAGTTAGAGGATTTTTTAGCATAATAAGATTCCTTCATGTTGACATAAAGGACATAATATAAGGCTAAAATTTGTAGGGGAATAATCATGACATATCCCTTGATAAACAAAGGAATAGTAAGCTGAGAGAACGTCGTAAAATAAGCGGCTCCTCCCAGAGCAATCATCGCTTTTACCAGTAAGTTTTTGCGCTTACGATTGAAATTTAACATTCAGACCTCTGCTTGACTGTAGAATTGCATCACCTCCCACTACATTAATAGCAGAAGGAAACAGTAGAATTCAAGCTAAAACCACCCTTTTTTATTCTCAATATAAATTTGTTCAAACTCTTCATCCGTTTTAGTCAGGTAAATAATGCCCTCCACTAAACCAATAACACCGACAATAGGAGAAGCAAAGCCACAGGTGAGTAAACTAACTAGTAACATAATGATTCCTTCTGTATTATAACCGAGTATAAACTTATGAATTCCGAGAGCTCCCAGAATAATTCCTAAAATGCCGACAACAATTTTTTTACTATTCGTTTCGCTAGAATTGGGACTGTTCATAATTGAGTATTTCCTATAAATTAACTGGACAATAAACACTTAAATGAAGTTTCCTAAGGGGGAATTTTCAAAGCTACTCGCTAATTCCCCTGATAAAAATAAAAGATACAACCGGAAACAATGATAACTTAAAAGCATCCCTAGGAAACTCATTTGAGCGGTGCGATTACGCAATAATTTAACATAAAAAGTTACCAGAGAACGGCGCAATAATAATTCTAAAATAAGATGAATACAAGTGAGAAGTAGGGCGAAGAAGAGAAAGGGACCCAATAAATGATAATTCAGGGCTTCTATGAAATTATTCTGAGCAACCGCCATAAAGGATCGAGTCAGTCCACATCCCGGACAAGGAATTCCAGTAGTAGCAAGAAACAGACATTGGAAAGGAGAACTGGCTTCGGTATGACTGAAAAAAAACGATCCAATCAATGGAGAGGTACAAAGACTAAGAGTGAAGTAACGCTTTAATCGTTCTCGTTTTTTTAAGTGAAAATACAGTCGTAACATTTAAGAAAAAATCGTCCCAATTTACACTCTTTTTTTTAGGACATATTTAGTGTATCAGAGTCGGAGTTCTGATTGAATCAGAATTAATCTGTAGACTCACTGCTGTTGATTTATTCCCTAGCCTCTAGCGTTATCCCTAAATTGAATTAACACGAATTTAGATTAAGAATGTATTGGGCAACGCGAGATGCTGCGCCGGGTTTTCCCATTCTGTGTTTGCCATTATCGGCAATGAGTTGTAGGCGATTGGGGTCAGTCAATAACCCTTGGCAAACATCAGCTGCTTGAGCGGGTTTTTGCACTAAAATAACGGAGGGACCCAGGAGGCGGGTTTGGGCTTCGGCGAAAGCAGCAGTATATTGAGGACCCCTTCCCGGAATTGCAATCACCGGCTTTCCTAAGCCAACACATTGTTCGGTAGCCGTTCCTGCCATGGCAATGGCAAAATCACAAGCGTGTAAGCAACTGTGATAAGCATTTTGGGTGAGAAATAAGGGTGTCACCCCTTGTTGAAAACCTAAGCCTTGTTGATCTTGAATGGGAGTTGTAACAGATAAGCTTGAATTTTCTTGCCATCCTCTGGCTTGTAATTGCTCACAAAATGAATCGAAATTGAGGCTAGGCGCGATCGCGCCCAAAAAGCAGAGTTTACTCTGGGTTTCACGCTGGATGATACTCTCTACGACGTCTAAAATTAATTGCCAATTTCTCTCTGTTTCGGGAGAACGAGAACCGGTTAGGAGTAAAATGCGCAGCGATCGCTCTGATGCCTCTCATAGGGGAAATTCTGGCACTAATCCATCCATCATTGGATTGCCAAAATCATAAGCGGGAATCCCAAATGTCTGTAACACTTGCGTCGTTAAGGCATCCCGGGGAAATACACCTTGACAGCGACGACTTTTCATCAAGCAACGTTCCCAAGGGAGATAGACCGACCCCATTCTCCGTTCCCAACGGGAAGTATTGGGTAGCCAACCTCCCTCATCTCGTAAATAATATTCGGACTTAGCGGTGCCCACAAACACATAATCTGCGCCACTGAACCAGGCAAATAGTAAGGGGACAATATCTCCCACCGCGAGAAGCTATCCCCTCTGGTTTTGCCCACCGTCGTACCGCTTTCAGTTGCGCTAAAGTTAACGCAATCAGTCCCCCGCGGACATCTCGCCACAACTCTTTCGCATCCATGTAAATAAACCCTCCCGAAGGCATGGTTTTTCTGGGCATCAGTAAAGGAATGCGCGATCGCTGATAGGCTAATCCATCACCAACAATGGGCAAAGCCGTAATTTCTACCGATTGAGTTTGCTGATGCAACGCCTCAATGATCCTAACGGCAATAACATCTTCACCATGACCATTGCTGAGACAGAGTAATTTCAAAATTTGATTGTTGCTTTTATGTGGATCTTGCTTCTCTAAATTATCATTATTCTTAAAAACGAGTTAACCGCTCTTTGTAACGAATCTGGATCAATATGATGTCTGCGAATCATACCCGAACGCGGATCTTTTGAGCAATGATTAGCCGCTTAATATAATAGAGATAAGACTTTTCTGTTTTAAGACTCATCTGCTTAAGAGGCAATGTGCGGCGTACTCGCTCTAACAGGCGAGGTTGGTGGGGGTCGTTCATCTGCAAATTTAGGAAAACTAATTCACATATAGTGCTAAATCGCTTGATAGAGAGAATTGGAAACATGAAATATATCCACGTTGCTCGAAATGGATTGGATATGGCCCATAGTAGAAACCAGAATCAACTAAGATTATGGGGAAGGTATTTTATAAACGAAGAATTTGATGTAACGCCATACTACTCTCTTAAATACTGGTGCATTGTTCATAAGCGGGTAATTCGCATAGGCGAATCTATGAAGGACAATTTCTTGTTTCTTAATTATGATCACTTTTGTGTAAATCCGAAGGAAGGAATAAAGCAGTTGTTAGATTTCCTCGGTAAGGAGTCAAATTCGTTAATGACCCAGCTTA comes from the Cyanobacteria bacterium GSL.Bin1 genome and includes:
- the lptC gene encoding LPS export ABC transporter periplasmic protein LptC; translated protein: MKTRPDNYVLATLIILRLLLRKTTAWLLIGVLFLSLSACRNNQQDADPDSETATAEETIEEQLILENATLNQVDSEGNTLWKLQVKRVVYRQDNQNAELEQVAGELYQEGEIFLKIQANQGKIINNGTQVNLEGEVVATDPRNGATLNTQAVEWSPEEQLLVIPQALRGQHPRFNVTADRGKYYTDREELELIGNVEGISEDPPLQLEGKKFNWLIPQERVRSEQPLQVDRYDPETETIRDRVTANSGEVKLGEKIVFLEDNVEFKSSDPPLQAASNAITWDVEKKVITSSKPIQVVQTENKVTLTGNQGKIDLNTEIAQFQGGVKGVSQANQATLFANRLRWNLPTQEMEAEGNVIYQQNDPPLTSKGEKASGILNEENIVVQGNQEQRVTTEIVP
- a CDS encoding NINE protein, giving the protein MNSPNSSETNSKKIVVGILGIILGALGIHKFILGYNTEGIIMLLVSLLTCGFASPIVGVIGLVEGIIYLTKTDEEFEQIYIENKKGWF
- a CDS encoding DUF2752 domain-containing protein, with the protein product MLRLYFHLKKRERLKRYFTLSLCTSPLIGSFFFSHTEASSPFQCLFLATTGIPCPGCGLTRSFMAVAQNNFIEALNYHLLGPFLFFALLLTCIHLILELLLRRSLVTFYVKLLRNRTAQMSFLGMLLSYHCFRLYLLFLSGELASSFENSPLGNFI